One genomic region from Natrinema caseinilyticum encodes:
- a CDS encoding sulfatase: MSESNGRDGESHSTVRNVVFVVLDTARARSVGIQSIADERVVAGDGRTETSPASVDRDVASADGTGASETPALSRLAEDGTAFTNAFATAPWTLPSHASFFTGTYPSEHGTHGGHTYLDDDLRTLPEAFADAGVRTIGVSNNTWITEEFGFHRGFDDLRKGWQFIQSDADMGAVVRGENLREKIEATRNRLLDGNPFVNAANILYSELFQPAGDDGAARSTDWIADWLTDRGDDRPFFLFCNFIEPHVQYDPPKEYAKRFLPDGASLEDATAIRQDPRAFDCEDYDISDDEFAVLRGLYRAELAYVDRHVGRLRAALEAAGEWDDTLFVVCGDHGEHIGEHGFFGHQYNLYDTLLHVPLVCHGGPFTDGEKRDDLVQLLDLPATLLETAGIDDPKLREQWSSRSFHPDSESESRDAVFAEYVSPQPSIDRLEARFGDIPDRVRAFDRRLRAVRTDDYKYVRGDDGFERLHHVPTDPLEETDISDDDPQRVREFSRRLEAQFEPLSTAEETAGVAMREGTKERLADLGYL, encoded by the coding sequence ATGTCGGAATCCAACGGACGTGACGGCGAATCACATAGTACTGTGCGGAACGTAGTTTTCGTCGTTCTCGATACGGCCCGCGCCAGGAGCGTCGGGATCCAGTCGATCGCGGACGAGCGGGTTGTGGCGGGGGACGGCCGAACTGAGACGAGTCCCGCTTCCGTCGATCGGGACGTCGCGAGCGCGGACGGTACGGGCGCGAGCGAAACGCCAGCCCTGTCCCGGCTCGCCGAGGACGGGACCGCGTTTACGAACGCGTTCGCGACCGCCCCCTGGACGTTGCCCTCTCACGCGTCGTTTTTCACCGGGACGTACCCCTCCGAGCACGGCACGCACGGCGGTCACACCTATCTCGACGACGACCTTCGAACCCTTCCCGAAGCGTTCGCGGACGCCGGCGTTCGGACGATCGGCGTCTCGAACAACACCTGGATCACCGAGGAATTCGGTTTCCATCGCGGGTTCGACGATCTTCGAAAGGGCTGGCAATTCATTCAATCCGACGCCGATATGGGGGCGGTCGTTCGCGGCGAGAATCTTCGCGAGAAGATCGAGGCGACTCGAAACCGACTCCTGGACGGCAATCCGTTCGTCAACGCGGCGAATATCCTCTACAGCGAGTTGTTCCAGCCGGCCGGCGACGACGGTGCCGCTCGGTCGACGGACTGGATCGCCGACTGGCTGACGGACCGCGGGGACGACCGACCGTTTTTCCTCTTTTGTAACTTCATCGAACCACACGTTCAGTACGATCCGCCGAAAGAGTACGCGAAACGGTTTCTCCCCGACGGCGCCAGCCTCGAAGACGCGACCGCGATCCGCCAGGATCCCCGCGCGTTCGACTGCGAGGACTACGACATCTCCGACGACGAATTCGCCGTGCTCCGGGGGCTTTACCGGGCCGAACTCGCCTACGTCGATCGCCACGTCGGCCGACTCAGAGCCGCACTCGAGGCCGCGGGCGAGTGGGACGACACGCTGTTCGTCGTCTGTGGCGATCACGGCGAACACATCGGCGAGCACGGGTTTTTCGGTCACCAGTACAACCTCTACGACACGCTGTTGCACGTCCCGCTCGTCTGTCACGGCGGCCCCTTTACCGACGGAGAAAAACGCGACGACCTCGTCCAGTTGCTCGACCTCCCCGCCACGCTCCTCGAGACGGCCGGCATCGACGATCCGAAACTGCGCGAGCAGTGGTCGAGCCGGTCGTTCCACCCCGACTCCGAATCGGAGTCGCGCGACGCCGTCTTCGCGGAGTACGTCTCCCCGCAGCCCTCGATCGACCGCCTCGAGGCCCGCTTCGGCGACATTCCCGACCGGGTGCGGGCGTTCGATCGGCGGCTGCGCGCGGTCCGGACGGACGACTACAAGTACGTGCGCGGCGACGACGGCTTCGAGCGCCTCCACCACGTCCCGACCGACCCGCTCGAGGAGACGGACATCAGCGACGACGATCCACAGCGGGTGCGGGAGTTCAGTCGGCGACTCGAGGCACAGTTCGAACCGCTCTCGACGGCCGAGGAAACGGCCGGCGTCGCGATGCGCGAGGGGACGAAAGAGCGGCTTGCGGACCTGGGCTATCTGTGA
- a CDS encoding phosphatase PAP2 family protein, translating into MTRGLDWFDAFRDVAPDWSVVLLGLVTQLGDVWFLGLLVGLVYWTDRADRDEAAAILGITLAGLSLITALKAVFALPRPERVLVEVGTLPELARPLYEATTTATGYGFPSGHALMSTVVYLTLAEYWSVSTRRRRYLVAGAVVTAVCLSRIGLGVHYLVDVVAGAGAGLAFLLLTRPLLDRYPAHRGTLGFAIAVGISTVALVVSDVTPDAVLLFGASLGAFAGWQFAVLVRARETGRGPIRTSRPLTARAIGVVLSVVVLVAVTTSFGPVSLAARSIALGAVAAAFVSIPIVSRSERVRNRGRRSPSGSQ; encoded by the coding sequence ATGACCCGCGGGTTAGACTGGTTCGACGCGTTCCGAGACGTCGCACCGGACTGGAGCGTCGTCCTGCTCGGGCTCGTCACCCAGCTCGGCGACGTCTGGTTTCTCGGATTGCTCGTCGGGCTCGTCTACTGGACCGACAGGGCGGACCGCGACGAGGCCGCGGCTATCCTCGGGATCACGCTCGCCGGGTTATCGCTCATCACGGCGCTGAAAGCGGTCTTCGCGCTCCCGCGGCCGGAACGCGTGCTCGTGGAGGTCGGAACGCTGCCGGAGCTGGCACGGCCGCTCTACGAGGCGACCACGACGGCGACCGGCTACGGGTTTCCGAGCGGCCACGCGCTCATGTCGACGGTCGTGTACCTGACTCTGGCCGAATACTGGTCCGTCAGCACACGCCGTCGCCGGTACCTCGTCGCAGGAGCGGTCGTGACCGCCGTCTGCCTCTCCCGGATCGGCCTCGGCGTTCACTATCTCGTCGACGTCGTCGCCGGCGCGGGCGCCGGGCTCGCATTTCTACTCCTGACCCGACCACTGCTGGACCGATATCCGGCCCACCGCGGGACGCTCGGATTCGCAATCGCGGTCGGAATTTCCACCGTCGCCCTCGTCGTCTCCGACGTGACTCCGGACGCCGTCCTCTTGTTCGGCGCATCGCTCGGGGCGTTCGCGGGTTGGCAGTTCGCCGTCCTCGTTAGAGCGCGAGAGACGGGCCGCGGCCCGATCCGAACCAGCCGTCCGCTCACCGCCAGAGCGATCGGCGTGGTCCTCTCGGTCGTCGTCCTCGTCGCCGTGACGACGTCCTTCGGTCCCGTTTCACTGGCGGCTCGGAGCATCGCGCTCGGTGCCGTCGCCGCGGCTTTCGTCTCGATTCCGATCGTCTCCAGGAGCGAGCGGGTCCGAAACCGAGGGCGGCGGTCGCCGTCCGGTTCGCAGTGA
- a CDS encoding S9 family peptidase, with translation MSSYDIERYLNVRSAYGASFGPEGEQLSFLMDTTGTSQVWTLESARAWPEQRTFFEERVTFASWSPERSELIFGMDEGGNERAQLFRLDATTGEITNLTAMPDAKHRWGGWSDDGDRFAFTSNRRDESVFDVYVQGRDETGEDARLVYEGDGWLSLAGWSPDDSRLLVSQAYSNFDQDLYVLDLEADVPDLECVTPHEGDVRYQSANWAPDGEGIYFVTDRGGRGDETEGGARTDADTLYLAYLDLDGGMRSDPEAGGIRTVMDGNGWNVDGIALDDDTGRFVCSRNVEGYTELTVGEFDAGDPTEYETFPEPDLPGGISGGVSFDPDAERFALSTAGDTVNTNVFVVDIETGEAKRWTSAPTAGIPRESFDESELVHVESFDGLEVPGFLSLPDDLEAGNTPVIVDIHGGPESQRRPSFSSVKQYFLDRGYAYFEPNVRGSSGYGAEYAALDDVEKRMDSVADIEACVEWLAAHPAIDPDRIAAKGGSYGGFMVLAALTEYPDLWAAGIDIVGIANFVTFLENTGDWRRELREAEYGSLAEDREFLADISPINTVENIEAPLFVLHGENDPRVPVDEAEQIADRAAEHGVPVRKLIFDDEGHGFSKLENRIEAYSAIADFLDEHV, from the coding sequence ATGAGCAGCTACGATATCGAGCGGTATCTCAACGTCCGGAGCGCCTACGGCGCGTCGTTCGGTCCCGAGGGGGAACAGCTCTCGTTTCTGATGGATACCACGGGTACCTCGCAGGTCTGGACGCTCGAGTCCGCACGCGCCTGGCCAGAACAGCGGACGTTCTTCGAGGAGCGGGTGACGTTCGCCTCGTGGTCGCCCGAGCGGTCGGAGTTGATCTTCGGAATGGACGAAGGCGGCAACGAGCGCGCCCAGTTGTTCCGGCTGGATGCAACGACCGGCGAAATAACGAATCTCACCGCGATGCCGGACGCCAAACACCGCTGGGGCGGCTGGAGCGACGACGGAGACCGGTTCGCCTTCACTTCGAACCGCCGCGACGAGTCCGTGTTCGACGTGTACGTCCAGGGTCGCGACGAGACCGGCGAGGACGCGCGGCTCGTTTACGAGGGCGACGGCTGGCTCTCGCTGGCGGGCTGGAGCCCCGACGACTCCCGGCTGCTCGTCTCGCAGGCGTACTCCAACTTCGACCAGGATCTCTACGTCCTCGACCTCGAGGCCGACGTGCCGGATCTAGAGTGCGTGACGCCACACGAGGGTGACGTCCGCTATCAGAGCGCGAATTGGGCTCCGGACGGCGAGGGAATCTACTTCGTGACTGACAGGGGCGGACGCGGAGACGAGACGGAAGGTGGCGCCCGGACCGACGCGGACACCCTCTATTTGGCCTATCTCGACCTCGACGGCGGGATGCGGAGCGACCCGGAGGCGGGCGGCATTCGGACCGTCATGGACGGAAACGGGTGGAACGTCGACGGCATCGCCCTGGACGACGACACGGGCCGATTCGTCTGCTCGCGAAACGTCGAAGGGTACACCGAGTTGACCGTCGGGGAGTTCGACGCCGGCGACCCCACCGAGTACGAGACGTTTCCCGAACCCGATCTTCCGGGCGGCATCTCCGGCGGGGTGAGCTTCGATCCGGACGCGGAGCGGTTCGCTCTCTCGACGGCCGGCGACACGGTCAACACGAACGTCTTCGTCGTCGATATCGAAACCGGGGAAGCGAAACGGTGGACGAGCGCGCCGACTGCGGGCATCCCTCGCGAGTCGTTCGACGAATCCGAACTCGTCCACGTCGAGAGTTTCGACGGCCTCGAGGTACCCGGCTTCCTATCACTTCCGGACGATCTCGAGGCGGGGAACACACCCGTCATCGTCGACATCCACGGCGGTCCAGAGAGCCAGCGCCGCCCCTCGTTCTCGAGCGTAAAGCAGTACTTCCTCGACCGGGGCTACGCGTACTTCGAGCCGAACGTGCGAGGGTCGTCGGGCTACGGCGCCGAGTACGCGGCCCTCGACGACGTCGAAAAACGGATGGATTCGGTCGCCGACATCGAGGCCTGCGTCGAGTGGCTGGCCGCACACCCCGCGATCGATCCCGACCGGATCGCCGCTAAAGGCGGCTCCTACGGCGGTTTCATGGTGCTCGCCGCGTTGACCGAGTACCCCGACCTGTGGGCCGCCGGAATCGACATCGTCGGCATCGCGAACTTCGTCACCTTCCTCGAGAACACCGGCGACTGGCGGCGCGAACTCCGCGAAGCCGAATACGGCTCCCTCGCCGAAGACCGCGAGTTCCTGGCGGACATCTCCCCCATCAACACCGTCGAAAACATCGAGGCGCCGCTTTTCGTCCTCCACGGCGAGAACGATCCCCGCGTCCCGGTCGACGAGGCCGAACAGATCGCCGACCGAGCCGCCGAGCACGGGGTCCCCGTCCGGAAACTCATCTTCGACGACGAGGGGCACGGCTTCTCGAAGCTCGAGAACCGAATCGAAGCCTATTCCGCGATCGCAGATTTCCTGGACGAGCACGTCTGA
- a CDS encoding ABC transporter ATP-binding protein: MAAIQTIGLTKRYGESVLAVDDLALTVEEGEVFGFLGPNGAGKSTTINMILDFVRPTDGTATVLGLDAQADTDEIRHRIGVLPEGVSVYDRLTAREHLQWVIDTKGTGDDPDAILERVGLAGDDADRPAGDYSKGMAQRLGFGMALVGDPDLLILDEPSSGLDPAGMQEMRDIIAEEADRGTTVFFSSHILGEVEAVCDRIGIMNEGHLAATGTLGELQDELDLGVPITLKVDAVPESLELEHIEGVRSVQVDGTTITATCAEPAVKADVVRRVLSATEIRDIISEDVSVEQLFHTYTNGESADDAALAPEVTA; encoded by the coding sequence GTGGCCGCCATTCAGACGATTGGTCTAACCAAACGATACGGTGAATCGGTCCTCGCCGTCGACGATCTCGCCCTCACCGTCGAGGAGGGGGAAGTGTTCGGATTCCTCGGTCCGAACGGCGCGGGGAAGTCGACGACGATCAATATGATACTCGACTTCGTCCGGCCGACCGACGGAACGGCGACGGTGCTCGGCCTCGACGCACAGGCCGACACGGACGAGATCCGCCATCGGATCGGCGTCCTCCCCGAAGGGGTGAGCGTCTACGACCGACTCACGGCCCGCGAGCACCTCCAGTGGGTCATCGACACGAAAGGGACCGGCGACGATCCCGACGCCATTCTCGAGCGGGTCGGCCTCGCCGGCGACGACGCAGACCGCCCCGCCGGCGACTATTCGAAAGGGATGGCTCAGCGCCTCGGCTTCGGGATGGCGCTGGTCGGCGATCCGGACCTCCTGATTCTCGACGAGCCGTCCTCTGGGCTCGACCCCGCCGGGATGCAGGAGATGCGCGATATCATCGCCGAGGAGGCGGATCGCGGAACGACGGTCTTCTTCTCGAGTCACATCCTCGGGGAAGTCGAAGCGGTCTGCGACCGGATCGGAATCATGAACGAGGGGCACCTGGCCGCGACCGGTACCCTCGGCGAGCTCCAGGACGAACTCGACCTCGGCGTCCCGATCACCCTGAAAGTCGACGCCGTCCCCGAGTCCCTCGAACTCGAGCACATCGAGGGGGTCCGCTCGGTTCAGGTCGACGGAACCACGATCACGGCGACCTGCGCGGAGCCGGCGGTGAAAGCCGACGTCGTTCGTCGAGTGCTGTCGGCGACGGAAATTCGCGACATCATCTCCGAAGACGTCTCGGTCGAACAACTGTTCCACACGTACACGAACGGGGAGTCGGCGGACGACGCGGCCCTCGCACCGGAGGTGACGGCATGA
- a CDS encoding alpha/beta fold hydrolase produces MNRHELVDSATVTVSALVLRGHTFFSRSLASPHIGDALSDTSLTLDAGASSGTRDVVAETPAGRFRSAYRAWQWHGDDAPTLIYHHGSGEDPFDFGRFGSNSFERLFATDAWDVPANVIAVRAPFHDRSSLDYARSMGDLANFVGMCVTSTALVDALTGRLHDRGHPAVVVSGLSLGGWITNLHRAFFGTADGYAPLFAGASLGEMFVSSVYRKMTGSRARDNPDRLREVLDFDRAFLENTAADCTPLLARYDRIVEFETQRHCYDELSLATLEKGHVTGSLATDRLREHVRGAIDGATPSRT; encoded by the coding sequence ATGAACCGTCACGAACTCGTCGACAGCGCCACCGTTACCGTCAGCGCACTGGTGCTTCGAGGACACACGTTCTTCTCGCGGAGCCTCGCGAGCCCGCACATCGGTGACGCACTGTCGGATACCTCGCTCACGCTCGACGCGGGTGCCAGTTCCGGGACACGCGACGTCGTCGCCGAGACGCCCGCAGGTCGGTTTCGAAGTGCGTATCGCGCCTGGCAGTGGCACGGCGACGATGCCCCGACGCTGATATACCACCACGGGAGCGGCGAAGATCCGTTCGATTTCGGACGGTTCGGCTCGAACTCGTTCGAGCGGCTGTTCGCGACCGACGCGTGGGACGTTCCCGCGAACGTGATCGCCGTCCGTGCGCCGTTTCACGACCGATCCAGCCTTGACTACGCCCGGTCGATGGGCGACCTCGCGAATTTCGTCGGCATGTGTGTGACGTCGACCGCCCTCGTCGATGCGCTGACCGGGCGTCTGCATGATCGCGGACATCCCGCGGTGGTCGTTTCCGGTCTCAGCCTCGGCGGCTGGATAACGAACCTCCACCGTGCGTTCTTCGGGACGGCGGACGGATACGCCCCTCTTTTCGCCGGCGCGTCCCTCGGCGAGATGTTCGTCTCCTCGGTGTATCGGAAGATGACCGGATCGAGGGCGCGTGACAACCCCGATCGACTTCGGGAAGTGCTGGATTTCGACCGTGCCTTCCTCGAGAATACGGCCGCGGACTGCACGCCACTGCTCGCACGGTACGACCGGATCGTCGAGTTCGAAACGCAACGACACTGTTACGATGAACTGTCGCTCGCCACGCTCGAGAAAGGCCACGTCACCGGATCGCTCGCGACCGACCGTCTTCGAGAGCACGTTCGGGGGGCTATCGATGGGGCGACGCCCTCGCGGACGTAG
- a CDS encoding glycosyltransferase family 4 protein, translating to MQVAFVSFETVHHRDTETNQRFRTVLEILAERGHDVHCYCAGFWAGEESTFEQNDITYHAVSTGLEARTSFYLRLPFVLAAANPDVIHAAAQPAGQVIAARWGSTLARAPLVVEWYGDGGIDETRWTRLATGRPDLIVTPSELVGTWVREHGADGDIVDPVPNPIDCDLTRDVGPGEAVDVIYARRLDDGANLESMLLALAELRDRDWSASVIGDGKERETYERLASDLRIDDRVTFLGELSLEERIAAYRGAHVFAQTAERCVFPTEMLWALAAGCVGIVEYHANSSAHELVEGWNRGFRTTSEAELGEAILAAGDLEHREYDDRFADYDRSAVADRYLESYRALQEDHGIL from the coding sequence ATGCAGGTCGCGTTCGTCTCGTTCGAAACGGTTCACCACCGCGACACCGAGACGAACCAGCGGTTCCGGACCGTCCTCGAGATACTTGCCGAGCGCGGCCACGACGTCCACTGTTACTGCGCCGGGTTCTGGGCGGGCGAGGAATCCACGTTCGAACAAAACGACATCACCTATCACGCCGTCTCGACCGGGCTCGAGGCGCGAACCTCGTTCTATCTGCGCCTTCCGTTCGTCCTCGCGGCTGCGAACCCGGACGTGATCCACGCAGCCGCGCAACCGGCGGGTCAGGTTATCGCGGCCCGGTGGGGGTCGACGCTCGCACGCGCCCCGCTGGTCGTCGAGTGGTACGGGGACGGCGGCATCGACGAGACGCGATGGACGCGCCTCGCCACGGGTCGGCCGGACCTGATCGTCACGCCCTCGGAACTCGTGGGAACCTGGGTTCGCGAACACGGCGCCGACGGCGACATCGTCGACCCCGTCCCGAACCCGATCGACTGCGATCTGACACGAGACGTAGGGCCGGGGGAGGCGGTCGACGTAATCTACGCGCGGCGACTCGACGACGGTGCCAACCTCGAGAGCATGTTGTTGGCCCTCGCCGAACTCCGTGATCGCGACTGGTCCGCGTCCGTCATCGGCGACGGCAAGGAACGGGAGACGTACGAGCGCCTCGCGAGCGACCTCAGGATCGACGACCGCGTGACGTTCCTCGGGGAACTGTCGCTCGAAGAGCGAATCGCGGCCTATCGCGGGGCTCACGTCTTCGCCCAGACCGCCGAACGCTGCGTGTTCCCGACGGAGATGCTCTGGGCGCTCGCCGCCGGCTGTGTCGGCATCGTCGAGTATCACGCGAACTCGAGCGCTCACGAACTCGTCGAGGGCTGGAACCGCGGATTCCGAACCACGAGCGAAGCGGAACTGGGCGAAGCCATCCTCGCAGCGGGCGATCTCGAACACCGCGAGTACGACGATCGGTTCGCCGACTACGACCGGTCGGCCGTCGCGGACCGATATCTCGAGTCGTACCGGGCGCTCCAGGAGGACCACGGTATCCTTTGA
- a CDS encoding NADH-quinone oxidoreductase subunit D, which translates to MSETPVPEREIDPEYDHRRETGVQESVLESLLDEYAIGRDEHENAPAFVIRPDEVQEVIRLLRDEAGFGHLSCLTAQQYQDRYESIVHMTKYDQRTHEVTLVVPLPTDEPTCGSAEPAFRTADWHEREAFDLVGIEYDGHPGLRRILLPESWQGHPLALEYDQDKPQVVRYAEHVNPLQAAHRDRESETMLLNIGPHHPATHGVLHLETVLDGETVADVRPDIGYLHRCEEQMCENGTYRHQIIPYSNRWDYTANLPNEWAVARAIEDVADIEVPAYAQVLRTMATEFGRMLGHFLALATFALDVYGDFTAIFQYAMRDREVVQDILEDLTGQRMMFYFFRLGGVCWDLPEPREQFVEQCRDFLDELPAKVDEYHDLLTGNEIFQVRTVDTGILEPEVAKQYGCTGPVARGSGIDYDLRRDDPYGYYENIEWDVVTEDGCDNYARVLVRMREVEESAKIVEQCLDLVEDWPEDERTVQSNVPRTLKPDAGTETYRAVESAKGELGIYIRADGSNSPARFKIRSPCFHNLSALPEMAEDEYVPDLIASLGSLDIVLGSVDR; encoded by the coding sequence ATGAGCGAGACACCAGTGCCCGAACGCGAGATCGATCCGGAGTACGACCACCGACGCGAGACGGGCGTCCAAGAGTCCGTCCTCGAGTCCCTGCTCGACGAGTACGCGATCGGGCGTGACGAACACGAGAACGCGCCCGCCTTCGTCATCCGGCCGGACGAGGTCCAGGAGGTGATCCGGCTGCTGCGCGACGAGGCGGGGTTCGGTCACCTCTCGTGTCTCACGGCCCAGCAGTACCAGGACCGCTACGAGTCGATCGTCCACATGACGAAGTACGACCAGCGCACGCACGAGGTCACGCTGGTCGTCCCGCTCCCGACCGACGAGCCGACCTGCGGGTCCGCAGAACCCGCGTTCCGAACGGCCGACTGGCACGAGCGCGAGGCGTTCGACCTCGTCGGCATCGAGTACGACGGCCACCCGGGTCTCCGGCGGATTCTCCTCCCGGAATCCTGGCAGGGCCACCCGCTCGCGCTCGAGTACGATCAGGACAAACCGCAGGTCGTCCGATACGCCGAACACGTGAATCCGCTCCAGGCGGCCCATCGCGACCGCGAATCGGAGACCATGCTGCTCAACATCGGCCCCCACCATCCGGCGACACACGGCGTCCTCCACCTCGAGACGGTACTCGACGGCGAGACGGTCGCGGACGTGCGGCCCGATATCGGCTATCTGCACCGCTGCGAGGAGCAGATGTGCGAGAACGGAACCTATCGACACCAGATCATTCCCTACTCGAATCGGTGGGATTACACGGCCAACCTCCCCAACGAGTGGGCGGTCGCCCGCGCGATCGAGGACGTCGCCGACATCGAGGTGCCCGCCTACGCGCAAGTTCTGCGAACGATGGCCACCGAATTCGGGCGGATGCTCGGCCACTTCCTCGCGCTGGCCACGTTCGCGCTGGACGTCTACGGCGACTTCACCGCCATCTTCCAGTACGCCATGCGCGACCGGGAGGTCGTCCAGGACATCCTCGAAGACCTGACCGGTCAGCGAATGATGTTCTATTTCTTCCGACTCGGCGGCGTCTGCTGGGACCTGCCCGAACCCCGCGAGCAGTTCGTCGAACAGTGCCGAGACTTCTTGGACGAATTGCCCGCGAAAGTCGACGAGTATCACGACCTCCTCACCGGCAACGAAATCTTCCAGGTACGAACGGTCGACACCGGCATCTTAGAGCCCGAGGTCGCCAAGCAGTACGGCTGTACCGGCCCGGTCGCCCGTGGATCCGGCATCGACTACGATCTCCGTCGGGACGATCCCTACGGCTACTACGAGAATATAGAGTGGGACGTCGTCACGGAAGACGGCTGTGACAATTACGCGCGGGTTCTCGTCCGGATGCGCGAAGTCGAGGAGTCCGCGAAGATCGTCGAACAGTGTCTCGACCTCGTCGAAGACTGGCCCGAGGACGAGCGGACGGTCCAGAGCAACGTCCCGCGGACGCTGAAACCGGACGCGGGGACCGAAACCTATCGTGCCGTCGAGAGCGCGAAGGGCGAACTCGGAATCTACATCCGCGCGGACGGGTCGAACTCGCCGGCCCGATTCAAGATCCGCAGCCCGTGTTTCCACAACCTCTCCGCGCTGCCGGAAATGGCAGAAGACGAGTACGTCCCGGATCTGATCGCGTCACTGGGAAGCCTCGACATCGTTCTCGGGAGCGTCGATCGGTGA
- a CDS encoding HIT family protein — MVDTCEFCRLIDGDRPAHVLFEDDRTIAFLDRRPAVTGHTLVVPRVHEAEILTIDEPTSTAVFETARTVASAIEETLEPDGFSMFHTSGPLVGTVEHAHVHIVLRFADDDVSLSRSRLDLDDATALTARLRAVL, encoded by the coding sequence ATGGTCGACACCTGCGAGTTCTGCCGCCTCATCGACGGCGATCGCCCGGCGCACGTTCTCTTCGAGGACGATCGGACGATCGCGTTTCTCGACCGCCGGCCGGCCGTGACGGGACACACCCTCGTGGTTCCGCGCGTCCACGAAGCGGAGATTCTGACCATCGACGAACCGACCTCGACGGCCGTCTTCGAGACGGCCCGGACCGTCGCGAGCGCAATCGAGGAGACGCTCGAACCGGACGGGTTCAGCATGTTTCACACCAGCGGCCCGCTGGTCGGAACCGTCGAACACGCACACGTTCACATCGTGCTCCGGTTTGCGGACGACGACGTGTCGCTGTCCCGAAGTCGCCTCGATCTCGACGACGCGACCGCGCTGACGGCTCGCCTTCGAGCGGTCCTGTGA
- the trpB gene encoding tryptophan synthase subunit beta, giving the protein MSNGEFEGYGGRHVPEPLREPLEELATAYDEVAETDAFQSELRSLLEEFAGRPSPLYYARNLSERYGAELYLKREDLLHGGAHKINNCLGQALLAKRAGRDRLIAETGAGQHGTATAMVGALLDLDTEIYMGKKDIERQEMNVFRMRLMGAEVNEVTRGNEGLADAVDAALEDFAQNVDNTHYLVGSVVGPDPFPRMVRDFQSVIGREAREQIRERTGDLPDAAVACVGGGSNAIGLFHAFRDDDVEFYGAEGGGEGADSSRHAAPLAKGQDDVIHGMKTRVIDEDVEVHSVSAGLDYPGVGPEHAMYRAVGRCEYQGVTDDEALAAFRELSETEGIIPALESSHAIARAIELAEAGDHDTILVNLSGRGDKDMKTAAAKFDL; this is encoded by the coding sequence ATGTCCAACGGAGAGTTCGAAGGATATGGTGGGAGACACGTTCCCGAGCCGCTTCGGGAGCCGCTCGAGGAACTGGCGACGGCCTACGACGAGGTCGCCGAGACCGACGCGTTTCAGTCCGAACTGCGCAGCCTCTTAGAGGAGTTCGCGGGCCGACCCAGTCCCCTGTACTACGCGCGCAACCTGAGCGAGCGCTACGGCGCTGAGCTGTACCTCAAACGCGAGGACCTGCTCCACGGCGGCGCACACAAGATCAACAACTGTCTCGGACAGGCGCTACTCGCGAAGCGGGCCGGCCGGGACCGCCTGATCGCGGAAACCGGCGCGGGCCAACACGGCACCGCGACCGCGATGGTCGGCGCCTTGCTCGACCTCGACACGGAGATCTACATGGGGAAGAAAGATATCGAGCGCCAGGAGATGAACGTCTTCCGGATGCGGCTGATGGGCGCCGAGGTCAACGAGGTGACCCGCGGCAACGAGGGGTTGGCCGACGCCGTCGACGCGGCACTCGAGGACTTCGCCCAGAACGTCGACAATACGCACTACCTGGTCGGCAGCGTCGTCGGGCCGGACCCCTTCCCGCGGATGGTTCGAGACTTCCAGAGCGTCATCGGTCGGGAAGCGCGCGAACAGATCCGGGAGCGGACGGGCGACCTGCCCGACGCGGCGGTCGCCTGCGTCGGCGGCGGTTCGAACGCGATCGGACTCTTCCACGCGTTCCGGGACGACGACGTCGAGTTCTACGGCGCGGAAGGCGGTGGCGAAGGGGCCGACTCGAGTCGACACGCCGCTCCACTCGCGAAGGGCCAGGACGACGTCATCCACGGGATGAAAACGCGAGTCATCGACGAGGACGTCGAGGTCCACTCCGTCTCCGCGGGGCTCGATTACCCCGGGGTTGGCCCCGAGCACGCGATGTACCGCGCCGTCGGCCGCTGTGAGTACCAGGGCGTCACCGACGACGAGGCGCTCGCCGCCTTCCGCGAACTCAGCGAGACCGAAGGGATCATCCCCGCGCTCGAGTCCAGCCACGCGATCGCTCGCGCGATCGAACTGGCCGAGGCAGGGGACCACGACACGATCCTCGTGAACCTCTCCGGGCGCGGCGACAAAGACATGAAGACGGCGGCCGCGAAGTTCGACCTCTGA